GCCAATGTCTTTGATGTCGGTCTTGGTGGCAATGTGGTGAGAATCGCCAATCATATTCCTAAATGTTTTGGTGGCTTTTTAACATTTCTCTTATCCAGTTTCGTAGGGATCATGATATCCAAGCCCGTTTATTTAAAGATAAATATAGATGGCACAGATAAAGATGAAGGCAATATTAACATTCTTGGTACGGCAAATGGTAAATATTTTGGTGGCGGAATGAAAATCGCACCAATGGCGAACATAAGCGACGGCTATCTTGAAGTACTATATGTAAAAGATACAAATACTTTTAAATTCATTAAAAATGTTCTACTTCCTGTGTATGATGCCAGACATCTGTTTTATAAAAAATTATTTCAAGTGCGTGCCAGAAAAGTAAAAATTATCTCAAATAAAGTATTTCTTGCAGATATTGACGGTGAAGAAGAAAGGGCAGAGGAAGTAGAAATCACAATAATTCCCAAGGCATTAAATGTCATTGTTCCCGATAAATCCTTATAATTTAATCCAGCCGTTGACTTCTTTGTTCGTTTGATTAAAATATTGAAATGGAGATTTTATGAAAAAAACACATATAATAATAATTGTCGTCTTAATAGTGGCAGTTATACTTGGACTTTTGATAGGATTAAGTTCAAGGGGTGCCATGTTTACTCCGAGCGGTAATATAGGTGTAATAGAAATTGAAGGGGTTATTTCATCATCCAAAAGGACAGTCCGTGATATAAAGCGTTTTGCAGAAGACCCGAATATTCAGGGGATACTTGTCCGTGTAGATTCTCCAGGTGGTGGTGTTGCCGCATCACAGGAAATATACGAAGAACTTAAGAAATGCCGTGGGCAGAAAAAGGTAGTCATTTCTATGGGTGCACTTGCCGCATCCGGTGGGTATTATGTTTCACTACCTGCAGATTTAATCGTTGCCAATCCCGGCACGATCACCGGTTCAATTGGTGTAATTATGCAATTTCCGATTTTTGAAGAATTGATGAAGAAGATTGGTATCAATTACGAAGTCATAAAATCAAAAGAACATAAAGATATTGGTTCGCCATTCCGTAAAATGGATGAAAAAGAAAAAAGGTTACTTCAGGATGTTGTCACTGATGTATACGAACAATTTGTTCAGGCAACCTGTGAAGCCCGTAATCTACCCAGGGA
This genomic interval from candidate division WOR-3 bacterium contains the following:
- a CDS encoding diacylglycerol kinase family protein produces the protein MFQKAKVIINAKAGAYLAGRRFKDIQKRLKESGCEPYISETRYRYHAKELAIDGVKKHFDLIISVGGDGTINEIINGIMECKDSFNNLPALGFISVGTGADLCRSLNIPFDYQKAIEIILKGNLAAIDIGIVKFKLGDKFWIRYFANVFDVGLGGNVVRIANHIPKCFGGFLTFLLSSFVGIMISKPVYLKINIDGTDKDEGNINILGTANGKYFGGGMKIAPMANISDGYLEVLYVKDTNTFKFIKNVLLPVYDARHLFYKKLFQVRARKVKIISNKVFLADIDGEEERAEEVEITIIPKALNVIVPDKSL
- the sppA gene encoding signal peptide peptidase SppA; translation: MKKTHIIIIVVLIVAVILGLLIGLSSRGAMFTPSGNIGVIEIEGVISSSKRTVRDIKRFAEDPNIQGILVRVDSPGGGVAASQEIYEELKKCRGQKKVVISMGALAASGGYYVSLPADLIVANPGTITGSIGVIMQFPIFEELMKKIGINYEVIKSKEHKDIGSPFRKMDEKEKRLLQDVVTDVYEQFVQATCEARNLPRDSVLKFADGRIITGSQAKKLGLVDTLGSFEDAVKIIGDMLGIAKPNLIYPQKRLSLIELLTEPVEQMLIPKLSYLWQ